The genomic segment GTAACGATAGCCATTGCTCTCTACTTATTGGCTGTAATTTTACAACCTGAACGGTTTTAAAAACCAGTCAAATTCTTAAAAAATGTACTTTCAATTTCAAAATATACTATGTTTAGAGATTTGTTAACCGCCATCCGCACTACCCTAGTTTTATGGGTTTTAACGGCTATTTTATACCCGGTTTTGATTCTAATAATCGGTCAATCAATTTTCCCATTTCAAGCCAATGGAAGTTTGATCAAAAATCCGCAAGGAGAGATTGTGGGTTCAGCTTTAATCGGTCAAAATTTTACCTCTAATCGTTATTTTATATCCCGTCCAAGTAGCGTTGATTATAGTCCGGTTAACGAGGGTTTAGCAACGGGAATTTCAGGAGGAAGTAATTTAGCACCCAGTAATCCCGATTTGTTAAAAAAAGTAACAGCACGAATTGATCAACTCCAATTTAATAATATTATTCCAACGGCGGATTTAGTTTATTCATCGGGTTCTGGGTTAGATCCTCATATTAGTATTCAAGCCGCAAACGCCCAAATTCAACGTGTGGCTAATGCGCGTTCTTTAAATCCTAATCAAGTGGAAATTCTCGTTAACAAAAATACTGAACATCGATTTTTAGGAATTTTTGGAGAACCAGGAGTTAATGTTATGAAAGTTAATTTAGATTT from the Planktothrix tepida PCC 9214 genome contains:
- the kdpC gene encoding K(+)-transporting ATPase subunit C; the encoded protein is MFRDLLTAIRTTLVLWVLTAILYPVLILIIGQSIFPFQANGSLIKNPQGEIVGSALIGQNFTSNRYFISRPSSVDYSPVNEGLATGISGGSNLAPSNPDLLKKVTARIDQLQFNNIIPTADLVYSSGSGLDPHISIQAANAQIQRVANARSLNPNQVEILVNKNTEHRFLGIFGEPGVNVMKVNLDLDNLSN